The sequence CTCGACGCGGGCGGGATGATGGCCAGTTCGCCGCGCAGGTACTTGGCCGTGAGCGAATCTTCGTTGTTCAGCAGTCCGCCTTCCCCGCGCACCGGGCCTGTGTGCACCAGCTCTCCTCCAAGACGCCCGGAGCCTGGCCCCAGCTCCAGCACATGGTCGGCGCTGCGTATGGTCGCTTCGTCGTGCTCCACCACGAGCACCGTGTTGCCCCGGCTCTGGAGGTTGCGCAGAGTGTCCAGCAGGCGCTGGTTGTCCCGCGGGTGCAGTCCGATGGACGGCTCGTCCAGCACATACGTCACGCCCACCAGGCCCGAGCCAAGCTGCCCGGCCAGGCGGATGCGCTGCGCCTCCCCGCCGGAAAGCGTGGACATGTTTCGCGCCAGGTTCAGGTAGTCGAGCCCCACGTTGGCCAGGAACGACATCCGGTGGATCAGCTCCTTGAGCAGCGGTTCGGCGATGTAGTTCTTGTGACCCTGGAACTCCTGTGTTTCCAGCCAGGTAAGCGCGCGGGATATGGGCAGCGAGCAGAACCCGTGGATGTTCAGATCGCCCACCCGCACGGCCAGGGCAGCCGGCTTGAGCCTCGCACCCTCGCACTCCGGACATGGCCGGCTCTGCCGGTAGCGGGAGAGCTCGTCCCGCCAGACATGCCCGAAGCCCATGCCCATTTCCAGGATGCTCACCACGCCTTCCCAGCCGGCGCCGGCGTCGCCGAAGAACAGCGCTTCCCACGCCTCTGTGGAGTAATCCTGAAACGGCGTCTTCAGCGTGAACTTGTGGCGCTTGCCTACCTTTTTCAGACGCTCTTCGTACCGGCCGAGCACCGACGCCTTGCGCCATGGCAGCAGGCCCTGTCCTTCCAGCGAAAGGCCCTTGTTGGGAGCGAGCAGGTTGGGCTCGAAGTACTCCACGCTGCCGATGCCCGAACAGCGTGGGCACGCGCCCTGCGGCGAGTTGAAGGAAAAAAGCTGCGGCGTCAGCTCCGGCAGGCTGATCTTGCATGTGGGACACACGGATTGCGTGGAGAACACGCGGTCCGCCTCCTCGCCAACCACCTGTACCTGCAGGCGGCCCCCGCCGTAGGAAAGCGCCAGCTCTACCGAGTCTGCCAGGCGTGTGCGCAGCCCTTCCTTGATCACCAGCCGGTCCACCACCAGATCGATGGTGTGCTTCTTGTTCTTCTCCAGCTGTGGCAACGGCTCCAGCGGCGTCACCTCGCCGTTGACGCGCACGCGGGCGAAGCCCTGGGCCTTGAGCTTCTTGAGCCGGTCCAGGTGCGTGCCCTTCTGGTGATCCACCAGCGGCGCCATGAGAATGAACTTTGCGCCCTCAGGCAGATCGAGAATCTGGTCGATGATCTGGTCCGACGTCTGCGCCTCGATGGGCCGGCCGCACTTGGGACAGTAGAACGTGCCGAGCCGGGCGAAGAACACGCGCAGAAAGTCGTATACCTCGGTGACAGTTCCAACCGTGGAACGCGGGTTGCGCGAGGCCGTCTGCTGCTCCAGGCTGATGGCCGGGGAGAGCCCTTCGATTTTGTCCACCTGGGGCTTGTCCATCTGCGGCAGGAACTGCCTGGCGTAAGCAGAAAGGGATTCCACGTAACGGCGCTGGCCTTCGGCATATACGATGTCGAACGCCAGGGTGGACTTGCCCGACCCGGACGGGCCGCAGATGACCACGAGTTGGTCGCGGGGAATCTCCAGCGTGAGGTTCTTGAGATTGTGCTGCTTGGCGCCTTCTATGCGTATGACGTGATGTTTCACGAAATGCTCCGAAAAGATGCGGGGGGATGTAATAGTGGCCTGCAAACGCGGACGCGGTATCCGCATGACCAGTCAATCTAGCCATCCCAGCCGAAAAAACAAGGGGCGGATGCGACAGATGGCCGTCAGCCTCCGAGGGCCATGGTGAGCAGAACGACGATGACCAGTGCGGGCAGGAGGTTGGACAGACGGATGCGCGCGAGTTCCAGCAGGTTGATGCCGATGCCGAGTATGAGCGTGCCGCCTGTGGCCGTGAGCGCGGTGACTACCGGGTCGGAAAACACTGCCTGCAGAGCAGAAGCGAAGAACGTGAGCCCGAACTGGTAGATGGCCAGCGGGATTATGGAGAACAGCACGCCGAGGCCGTAGGTGGAGGCCAGAGCGATGGAAGCGAAGCCGTCCAGCATGGACTTGGTGAGCAGCAGCGCCGGGTCGCCGCGCAGGCCTTCGTCGAACGCGCCGAGAATGGTGAGTGGTCCCACGCAGAAGATAAGGAAGGCTGTGATCATGCCGTCCGTGAAATGGTCGGACTTGGAGCCCACCCGCTTCTTGAGCTTGTCCGCCACGGCCATGAAGCGGTCTTCCAGATTCATGACCTCGCCGACGATTGCCCCGAGCACCACGCTGAAGATGAGCACCAGCGGATTTTCCACTTTGAGCGCCATCTGCATGCCGATGATGAGGGTGCACAGCCCGAGCCCCTGGAATACGATGGTGCGCACGCGGTCCGGCATGCGGCCGTGCGCCACGAGCCCGATGGACCCGCCGAGAATCACGGCGGCGATGTTCACGATGGTGCCGATGGGAAGCATGGGGATATTCCGGAGGCGCCGGCCGGGCGCCTGATGAGGTCTGGTTTTCGGTCGGGCTGATATTGGGCCGACTGCGGCCGGGACGTGGATTCCTCTACATCAAAGGAGCGGTAAGGGGAAGAGCGGCAAGAGACGATGTGTGGGGGGGGCAGGCTGTTGAAGACAGGATGTCCCAATCTGCGCCGAAGCCTGGAGACACTGCTACTTTCTGCTACGCGGCAGCACAGTGGGCGAAAAAAGTTTTGAAGCATGCGAAGTGATTTTTCAACTGAACCGGCTATTGACACGCATCGCCGGTCCTCGTAGATATCACTTCTTCCCCTGCCGGGGTGGTGAAATTGGTAGACGCGACGGACTCAAAATCCGTTTCTGGCAACAGAGTGCGGGTTCGACTCCCGCCCCCGGCACCAAGAATTTCGGCAACTTGGCAAGTCTCACTCCAAGACACTCCTCGCCAACCTTGCCATTTGCTCCAATCTTGCTCCTTCTCGCTCCAGTATTTTCCTTGAGCGAGAAGGAGCTATGTCGTCGATCCGGAAGCGCGGTCTCAGTCAATGGGAAGCCCGTATCCGAAAGCGCGGCTATCCTGTTACCTGCAAGACGTTTGAAACCAAGGCGCGTGCCGAGGAATGGGCTTGGGAGATCAAGTCCGAAATGGGATCATCCCCGCGGGCGCGGGGAACACGGCCTGCAATCACCGCATGGCGGGCCGTCCGCCGGATCATCCCCGCGGGCGCGGGGAACACAAAACCGTGAACAACCCGGTGGTCAGCCTCGACGGATCATCCCCGCGGGCGCGGGGAACACATTCGATTGTCAACGATCGCGGGATGCTGTCCCGGATCATCCCCGCGGGCGCGGGGAACACGGTAGTCCGCGACATCCACATCGCGTAACTCGCGGATCATCCCCGCGGGCGCGGGGAACACGCCTGAGTTCCATGCGCGCACCCCGGTGCATGCGGATCATCCCCGCGGGCGCGGGGAACACCGACCGGTTTGCTAAATGGCATTACACAACCCCGGATCATCCCCGCGGGCGCGGGGAACACGCGCTGGAGTGGGAGCGCAAATATTACGAGCTCGGATCATCCCCGCGGGCGCGGGGAACACCCCACCATCTCGGAGACGAAGCCAGGCAACGACGGATCATCCCCGCGGGCGCGGGGAACACTCGGCTGTCGCAGGGGTCACGTATGCGCCATGCGGATCATCCCCGCGGGCGCGGGGAACACGTCCTTGATATGGCGAGCGCAGGGCCGGCCCTCGGATCATCCCCGCGGGCGCGGGGAACACCAGCTCGTCGCAAGAAGACGAACGTAGTGAGTCGGATCATCCCCGCGGGCGCGGGGAACACCACGCTCCGGGCAAATGCCTCCGGACTCGCGTCGGATCATCCCCGCGGGCGCGGGGAACACGGAGGGGTTTACGACCAGCCATAACAAGACCTCGGATCATCCCCGCGGGCGCGGGGAACACCTCAGCGGCACCGGCCCGGCATGTATCCGCACCGGATCATCCCCGCGGGCGCGGGGAACACTTTTAGGCATTAAACCTGGAGCAGTAGCAAAGCGGATCATCCCCGCGGGCGCGGGGAACACCTGCCCGTGCGCGTGCGCATGCCCATACGCGGCGGATCATCCCCGCGGGCGCGGGGAACACCTCAGCGTCGCTGTCGTCGGTGAGCACAAGACCGGATCATCCCCGCGGGCGCGGGGAACACAAGTTGTTTTTTGCCAGGCCGCCGCGGATGACCGGATCATCCCCGCGGGCGCGGGGAACACCGGCCCTCGTCGCCGTCGGCCTCGTCGAACACCGGATCATCCCCGCGGGCGCGGGGAACACTCTGGGTCAGCGCGGCAGCGCCGGCTGGAAAGCCGGATCATCCCCGCGGGCGCGGGGAACACTGTCGTCTGAATACCACGTCTTAATGCGTTTCCGGATCATCCCCGCGGGCGCGGGGAACACCCTCGTCGGCTTTCGCCTGCCCTGATTGTGCGCGGATCATCCCCGCGGGCGCGGGGAACACCCAGTCTGAGCCGGCCCGTATGCACGCAGTAGCGGATCATCCCCGCGGGCGCGGGGAACACCCAGATCATATTAGATTTCTCCTTAGACATTCCGGATCATCCCCGCGGGCGCGGGGAACACGAACCAGGGTCTGCTGCATGGCGAAGGTCGTGTCGGATCATCCCCGCGGGCGCGGGGAACACCTCCCGTTCCATCTCGCGAAGGATGCGCCGGACGGATCATCCCCGCGGGCGCGGGGAACACTCGGCTGTCGCAGGGGTCACGTATGCGCCATGCGGATCATCCCCGCGGGCGCGGGGAACACTCCTGCCGGCAAACCGGGACGTCATCGGCAACCGGATCATCCCCGCGGGCGCGGGGAACACAAATCATCATGTACCGCACGTTTTACAGGCTCCGGATCATCCCCGCGGGCGCGGGGAACACGGTCTTGAGCGACCGGCCCAGTCCAAGGGATGCGGATCATCCCCGCGGGCGCGGGGAACACCGTACATTGTTCCTGGAAATAGGGAAGCAGCATGGATCATCCCCGCGGGCGCGGGGAACACCTGCCGGTGTAGGCGTAGATCGGCTTGATACCCGGATCATCCCCGCGGGCGCGGGGAACACCCAGGAGCAGTACGACGCGCTCGTGTCGCTGGCGGATCATCCCCGCGGGCGCGGGGAACACGTCCTTGATATGGCGAGCGCAGGGCCGGCCCTCGGATCATCCCCGCGGGCGCGGGGAACACCAGCTCGTCGCAAGAAGACGAACGTAGTGAGTCGGATCATCCCCGCGGGCGCGGGGAACACCACGCTCCGGGCAAATGCCTCCGGACTCGCGTCGGATCATCCCCGCGGGCGCGGGGAACACCCCACCATCTCGGAGACGAAGCCAGGCAACGACGGATCATCCCCGCGGGCGCGGGGAACACTTGGCGGTTTCGGCGACGGACAGATATTCGTTCGGATCATCCCCGCGGGCGCGGGGAACACTCCTGGTTAATCCTGGACAACTCCACGCTGTACGGATCATCCCCGCGGGCGCGGGGAACACCCGATCACCTCCTTGCCGTGCTTCGTGCCGTCCGGATCATCCCCGCGGGCGCGGGGAACACGCCATCACGCGCATCACAGCTTTCTCGACATCCGGATCATCCCCGCGGGCGCGGGGAACACGACGAGATCTTTGATTTCCTTCCTGGCCTCTTCGGATCATCCCCGCGGGCGCGGGGAACACTCAGCCTACGCGACCGTGCGCAGGTAGATGTTCGGATCATCCCCGCGGGCGCGGGGAACACACCTCGACTTTGTCCAGGGCCTGTCCGGCGGTCGGATCATCCCCGCGGGCGCGGGGAACACCGGCGAGCCCTCTGCCAGGACGTGGCCCATGGCGGATCATCCCCGCGGGCGCGGGGAACACTCGACGAGCTTTTCAATCCCCTCGCGTGCCAGCGGATCATCCCCGCGGGCGCGGGGAACACACCATCCTGAACCGGGAAAAGAAGATCCTCGACGGATCATCCCCGCGGGCGCGGGGAACACCACGTTTATCGGATGTGTCAACTGTGGGTCGGCGGATCATCCCCGCGGGCGCGGGGAACACGTCTGGCATTTGCCGCAGCGGTCCAGATGCGACGGATCATCCCCGCGGGCGCGGGGAACACCCCAGCGCGGGCTTGACTACATCCACAAGCGCCGGATCATCCCCGCGGGCGCGGGGAACACTCCGAACCGTAGCGCCGGCGTCTCTTTGTGCTCGGATCATCCCCGCGGGCGCGGGGAACACCCGATGTAGATTTCGTGAGGCATGGGCCAGCGCGGATCATCCCCGCGGGCGCGGGGAACACAGGAGCCAGGCAGGCCGGAATACCTCCATGGCCTGCATCATCCCCGCGGGCGCGGGGAACACAGACGCTCTGCGGCTGTGACTTCCCCCCGGACCGGATCATCCCCGCGGGCGCGGGGAACACGCGGCGCTGCTGGGCCGCCTGGGGACTGTTGTCGGATCATCCCCGCGGGCGCGGGGAACACTGGTCCCAGGTGACGCTTTCCTTGAGCGTGACCGGATCATCCCCGCGGGCGCGGGGAACACTGAGGAGCGGGGGCAGACCAGCACGGAACTTTCGGATCATCCCCGCGGGCGCGGGGAACACCACCATCCGACACGAGCTTGATGTGGGAAGCGCGGATCATCCCCGCGGGCGCGGGGAACACGTCACCCCTGCGTCGAAACGGGCGACCATATCCGGATCATCCCCGCGGGCGCGGGGAACACCCGGAGGGCGTGTCCTTTTCGGGTTTTGCGGCCGGATCATCCC comes from Oceanidesulfovibrio indonesiensis and encodes:
- the uvrA gene encoding excinuclease ABC subunit UvrA, which produces MRIPRPRLQATITSPRIFSEHFVKHHVIRIEGAKQHNLKNLTLEIPRDQLVVICGPSGSGKSTLAFDIVYAEGQRRYVESLSAYARQFLPQMDKPQVDKIEGLSPAISLEQQTASRNPRSTVGTVTEVYDFLRVFFARLGTFYCPKCGRPIEAQTSDQIIDQILDLPEGAKFILMAPLVDHQKGTHLDRLKKLKAQGFARVRVNGEVTPLEPLPQLEKNKKHTIDLVVDRLVIKEGLRTRLADSVELALSYGGGRLQVQVVGEEADRVFSTQSVCPTCKISLPELTPQLFSFNSPQGACPRCSGIGSVEYFEPNLLAPNKGLSLEGQGLLPWRKASVLGRYEERLKKVGKRHKFTLKTPFQDYSTEAWEALFFGDAGAGWEGVVSILEMGMGFGHVWRDELSRYRQSRPCPECEGARLKPAALAVRVGDLNIHGFCSLPISRALTWLETQEFQGHKNYIAEPLLKELIHRMSFLANVGLDYLNLARNMSTLSGGEAQRIRLAGQLGSGLVGVTYVLDEPSIGLHPRDNQRLLDTLRNLQSRGNTVLVVEHDEATIRSADHVLELGPGSGRLGGELVHTGPVRGEGGLLNNEDSLTAKYLRGELAIIPPASRREPKGFLKLVGAQTNNLKNVDCEIPMGNLVCVTGVSGSGKSSLVVDTLYKHLALSRGIKVDNPGLIRGIKGAEAVEKIIEIDQTPIGRTPRSNPATYTKIFDEIRNIFAQTPEAKARGYKPGRFSFNVKGGRCENCQGDGQIRVEMHFLPDIYVTCDVCKGKRYNRETLEVSYKGKNIADVLDMTVREALAFFENFPALERRLTVLKEVGLEYLALGQPATTLSGGEAQRIKVSRELGKRSLPGALYILDEPTTGLHMHEVGKLIQVLHKLVDRGASVIVIEHNIDVIRAADHVIDLGPGGGEAGGRIVSKGTPEEIMNDPDSVTGSFLVAESAEAAA
- a CDS encoding DUF554 domain-containing protein, translated to MLPIGTIVNIAAVILGGSIGLVAHGRMPDRVRTIVFQGLGLCTLIIGMQMALKVENPLVLIFSVVLGAIVGEVMNLEDRFMAVADKLKKRVGSKSDHFTDGMITAFLIFCVGPLTILGAFDEGLRGDPALLLTKSMLDGFASIALASTYGLGVLFSIIPLAIYQFGLTFFASALQAVFSDPVVTALTATGGTLILGIGINLLELARIRLSNLLPALVIVVLLTMALGG